The DNA segment ttgttttgattttgttgtgaTGATTCTGGGGTTCTTGAGTTTTATGGATTTGCGTCCTCTTGctgccttttttcttttacttggaGTGAATTAGGTCTTGGTTCTTCggctaatttttttctttgtggatttttgttttgaaatcgAGTTTTTGGGATTTGGTTGTGacggataattttttttaaggctATACTTGGGGTTTATGCGAGGTAGAATtgatctataaatttttattctgTAAGGTTCATTACTTCCCTAGATATCCGTGCACGTATTCGTTCGGTTGTGTGGGAACTCGTTCGGTCTTGTTAcatagttttaaaagaaaaagaaaatattacatACCTGGATTATATATGTACTGAAACTGAAACCCTGTTGTGACATAAACGTTTTGTGATGTTTTATCGATCCAACATATAATTTTAGTCTATTTGGGGTCTTAATGGATGGAGTAGTAGTCTTCTTTTGAAAGTAGTAAGATCTATatgatttcttttgttcttataGGATCTATCAAGCTGATTTGATCGTTCTCCTTCCGTATTAAACTCAtgcttattattttataacagTAGCCTCTGAGGTTGTCGTGAGTGGTGCCTGAGGCAGTATCATCAATCTCATGGCCTTAATGTCATGCCTTGAGGCTATATTGTCAGAGTCGCATGCCCCGACTTTGTTTTGGAAAATGGAGTTTGATAAACTGTTGGTTTGGAAATTATCAGTGTGCAGAATTATAGATTCAATAAACCACAATCCCGTTTCTGAAAGAAGTTATTGGAGTACCGTTATTCCTGATACAATTCTGCAGTTCttgatattattttgattctgaTAGATgtatttttgttctaaatgCAGATGCTAgagttttttttcccttaaggtGATAAAGCACAGCACATCGACAATATTTGATGTTTGCGTAACTAGTTCAAATTTGTTGTGTgtgatgctgctgctgctgtagCCTGGTCAACTATCTTTTTTCTGAAGAATTCAATACCAGGAATGCAAAGTAGTCAGTTGGACCCTATAGCAAACAAAATGGAATCTTCACTTTCAGAAGCTCAACGAGGGGTTGTAGTTTCTTCCAATGAGTCTTCATTGCATCAATATTTAGTACCTAATAGGCAAATGGAACTAATGGGATCAATAGCTGGTGGATCTCTATCTCAGAGTGGAATGGTATCATGCATGCAAACCGGACATATTGATGTTAAAGCTGGAAATTTTGGACAGCAACAATTTCAATTACCTGGCAATCCATTTGGAGGTACTGGAAGCATGCTGAGAACTGCAGAAGGGGTGCTGTCACTTCCTATGAAGCGCAAGGCATCGATTGAGCCTTTTAATCCTCTCTCACAGCAGTCTCCATTGCACAATAAGCGAGTTGCATCTATGGAACATCGTCCATGGTTGCAACAAACTTCTGGAATAGCCAGAAGGCCTCCTTTACAAATACCAAACAATGCCCCAGCTCCTGTATCAATGCATTCCCCTGCTGGTATTAAGAGAAAGGTACAGCAAATGGAATCACATCCAACTAAAGTTCGACATCAACGTCCCACTGCTTCCAAAGGCCAGAGTGCTCCGTTGGCTCCAActtccaaaattcaaaatgagCCAACAGGATCTGTGAGATCAAAGATGAGGGAGTCCTTGACTGCCGCATTAGCCTTGGTT comes from the Cucurbita pepo subsp. pepo cultivar mu-cu-16 unplaced genomic scaffold, ASM280686v2 Cp4.1_scaffold002615, whole genome shotgun sequence genome and includes:
- the LOC111786733 gene encoding uncharacterized protein LOC111786733, whose product is MQSSQLDPIANKMESSLSEAQRGVVVSSNESSLHQYLVPNRQMELMGSIAGGSLSQSGMVSCMQTGHIDVKAGNFGQQQFQLPGNPFGGTGSMLRTAEGVLSLPMKRKASIEPFNPLSQQSPLHNKRVASMEHRPWLQQTSGIARRPPLQIPNNAPAPVSMHSPAGIKRKVQQMESHPTKVRHQRPTASKGQSAPLAPTSKIQNEPTGSVRSKMRESLTAALALVTQQQDKLPNDEKSSLTEAEKSAVPEQENSVFSGPAIGHVSDDSKKLFSENLDSVGLEDNVGKMLDKSSLCVNVSELEPLRYDGRVFQQNNVLSYEDISFGDNFFIKDDLLQENGLSWVLEADLGVTDKKEMRTDELQKMDVGVANKNQGEKPVQTPEALALKIEEELFKLFGGVNKKYKEKGRSLLFNLKDRNNPELRERV